From a region of the Sporosarcina ureilytica genome:
- a CDS encoding C-terminal helicase domain-containing protein codes for MNKNVTNEQLVSAGQLMLMRRAAWLGGTPEKSPKLQKLLDICEEAHENGHKVLVFSFFRDVIRTVQSHLDGRTFEAITGDVPNHRRQEIIDEFTKAKPGSVLLSQITAGGVGLNIQAANVVILCEPQWKPSIEEQAISRAYRMGQSRNVVVYRLLTENSIDASMLELLGQKAGLFDLYARESEVGSLALNEYEDGDDESVKMKVLQLEKGRLKSMTG; via the coding sequence ATGAACAAGAACGTTACGAACGAGCAGTTAGTTAGTGCTGGGCAGTTAATGTTAATGCGGCGGGCTGCATGGCTAGGCGGAACTCCTGAAAAATCACCGAAACTCCAAAAGTTATTAGATATATGTGAAGAAGCGCATGAGAATGGCCATAAAGTGTTAGTATTCTCGTTTTTTAGAGACGTCATACGGACTGTGCAAAGTCATTTAGACGGCAGAACCTTTGAAGCAATTACCGGGGACGTACCAAATCATAGGAGGCAAGAGATTATCGATGAGTTTACGAAAGCGAAGCCCGGGTCTGTCTTACTAAGCCAAATTACTGCAGGCGGCGTCGGTTTAAATATTCAAGCGGCTAATGTCGTCATTTTATGTGAACCGCAGTGGAAACCCTCAATTGAAGAACAAGCAATTAGTCGCGCTTATCGAATGGGGCAATCAAGAAATGTCGTAGTATATCGTCTTTTAACGGAAAATAGCATCGACGCGAGTATGCTGGAGTTATTAGGTCAGAAAGCCGGCTTATTTGATTTATATGCCAGAGAATCCGAAGTTGGATCGCTCGCTTTAAATGAATATGAAGATGGCGATGACGAATCGGTTAAAATGAAAGTGTTACAGTTAGAGAAAGGTCGACTGAAGAGCATGACAGGTTAG
- the fabI gene encoding enoyl-ACP reductase FabI, with protein MNNLLTGKNFIIMGVANKRSIAWGIAKALNEAGANLIFTYQGERLKREVERLIPELNQENTLLVECDVTSDESIDNAFGTIAEQYSVVDGLAHCIAFAKREELTGDFSDTSRDGFQLAHDISAFSLVAVSKAVKPLLKEGGSILTLTYLGGERVVKNYNIMGVAKASLDASVKYLANDFGQHGIRVNSISAGPIRTLAAKGIAGFNENLKVIEEKAPLRRTTNPEEVGKAAVFLLSDLASGVTGENLHVDSGYHIIGY; from the coding sequence ATGAATAATCTATTAACTGGAAAAAACTTTATAATTATGGGTGTAGCGAATAAACGAAGCATTGCCTGGGGGATCGCTAAAGCCCTAAACGAAGCAGGAGCTAATTTAATCTTCACTTACCAAGGTGAACGTCTAAAAAGAGAAGTTGAACGACTAATCCCTGAGTTAAATCAAGAAAATACATTACTTGTAGAGTGTGATGTAACAAGCGATGAAAGCATTGATAACGCTTTTGGAACGATTGCCGAACAATATTCGGTTGTTGACGGTTTAGCACACTGTATCGCTTTCGCGAAAAGAGAAGAGTTAACAGGTGACTTCTCAGATACAAGCCGTGATGGTTTCCAACTTGCACATGATATTAGTGCATTCTCTTTAGTGGCTGTTTCTAAGGCTGTCAAGCCACTTCTAAAAGAAGGCGGCTCAATCCTAACACTTACTTACTTGGGCGGGGAAAGAGTTGTTAAAAACTATAACATTATGGGTGTCGCCAAAGCCTCCCTCGATGCAAGCGTTAAATACCTTGCCAACGACTTTGGACAGCATGGCATTCGTGTGAATTCTATTTCTGCTGGACCGATTCGTACGCTTGCAGCGAAAGGAATCGCAGGCTTTAATGAAAACCTCAAAGTTATTGAAGAAAAAGCACCTTTAAGAAGAACGACGAATCCAGAAGAAGTCGGTAAAGCCGCTGTATTTTTACTGAGCGACCTCGCGAGCGGTGTCACTGGTGAAAATCTACATGTCGATTCCGGCTATCATATCATCGGTTATTAA
- a CDS encoding glycerate kinase: protein MKIVIAPDSFKESLTAKEVAEAIERGMKRVISDAEYVKVPMADGGEGTVQSLVDATGGEIIRKQVTGPLGEPVESFFGILGNKRTAVIEMAAASGLHLVPNGNRNPLLTTTRGTGELIAAALDYGVDHIIIGLGGSATNDGGAGMAQVLGAQLLDIDGKEIGPGGGSLHELAMIDPVQLDPRLEHVKIEIACDVDNPLTGEKGASAIFGPQKGATPEMVSQLDQNLHHFATIIERDLGKSIRDLAGAGAAGGLGGGLLAFLPSELKRGVDIVIEATGLVQAVQDADLVITGEGRIDAQTIFGKTPMGVAKTAKRFGVPVIGLAGSLSADSDIVHDYGMDAVFSIVPGAVTLEDALEHAADYAERMAANIATVWKMGK, encoded by the coding sequence ATGAAGATCGTCATTGCGCCTGATTCATTTAAAGAAAGTCTGACAGCGAAAGAAGTTGCAGAAGCCATTGAAAGAGGCATGAAACGGGTGATTTCTGATGCTGAATATGTAAAAGTACCGATGGCCGATGGAGGAGAAGGAACTGTCCAGTCGCTTGTCGATGCGACGGGCGGTGAAATTATTCGTAAACAGGTTACGGGGCCGCTAGGAGAGCCAGTTGAGAGTTTCTTTGGCATTTTAGGCAATAAACGGACCGCTGTTATCGAGATGGCGGCAGCTTCTGGCTTACATTTGGTGCCGAACGGGAATCGAAATCCGCTTCTCACAACGACGAGAGGAACGGGAGAGTTGATTGCCGCCGCTTTAGATTATGGGGTGGACCATATTATCATCGGACTTGGCGGAAGCGCCACGAATGATGGCGGTGCGGGAATGGCGCAAGTTCTCGGTGCCCAGCTTCTTGACATTGATGGCAAGGAAATCGGTCCGGGCGGCGGTTCACTGCATGAATTGGCGATGATTGATCCCGTTCAATTGGATCCAAGGTTGGAACATGTGAAAATAGAAATTGCTTGTGATGTGGACAACCCGCTTACGGGAGAAAAAGGTGCATCAGCCATTTTCGGTCCACAAAAAGGTGCTACTCCGGAGATGGTCAGCCAGTTGGATCAGAATCTCCATCATTTCGCAACCATCATTGAACGTGATCTCGGGAAAAGTATTAGGGATCTTGCTGGTGCTGGTGCAGCGGGGGGGCTGGGTGGTGGATTGCTCGCTTTTTTACCTTCCGAACTGAAGCGAGGAGTAGACATCGTCATAGAAGCAACCGGTCTCGTCCAAGCCGTACAAGATGCGGATCTTGTCATTACGGGAGAAGGAAGAATCGATGCACAAACAATTTTTGGAAAAACACCAATGGGCGTCGCCAAAACGGCGAAGCGATTCGGCGTGCCAGTGATTGGGCTGGCAGGAAGCTTGTCAGCTGATAGCGATATTGTTCATGATTATGGCATGGACGCGGTTTTCAGCATCGTGCCGGGCGCCGTTACATTGGAAGATGCATTAGAGCATGCAGCCGATTATGCGGAAAGAATGGCTGCCAATATAGCGACTGTATGGAAAATGGGGAAATAG
- a CDS encoding rRNA methyltransferase, which produces MIDGKLIQTVDVSRIKFRTNISKSILKELTVIAKENRTHVNYLLENGIINVLIKGSISYNKDLRPKDRVQYKTTYDKELLESLRWFAKEKNLFINDVIEYGVQFININDVKNKNYRYRIEQKE; this is translated from the coding sequence ATGATAGACGGGAAACTAATTCAAACAGTAGACGTATCCCGAATAAAATTTAGAACTAATATTAGTAAATCCATTCTAAAAGAATTAACGGTTATCGCAAAAGAAAACAGAACGCATGTTAACTATTTATTGGAGAACGGAATTATAAACGTGTTAATAAAAGGGAGTATTTCTTATAACAAGGATTTAAGACCAAAAGATCGAGTCCAATATAAAACAACTTATGACAAAGAGTTATTAGAGAGCTTGAGATGGTTTGCTAAAGAAAAGAATTTGTTTATAAATGATGTAATTGAGTATGGCGTCCAATTTATTAATATTAATGATGTTAAAAACAAAAATTATCGATACAGGATAGAGCAGAAGGAGTGA
- a CDS encoding LAGLIDADG family homing endonuclease, with protein sequence MPRNPGMTDEVIIRMYKSGMPFKEMVAIVGISDRAIRNVMYKHNIPMNREQYSGQPRKNQVNEDYFKTWSHEMAWVLGLFVTDGQMHKKTHTIYFAQKEERILRLIANYMQADYILAPSAPTRSTPMLIINSKVIKKDLEELGITPNKSLTLAFPAVPKEYLASFIRGVIDGDGWVQNTGYVMNITSASQSFAEGLHTVFRTWNLRTEITTSTTQTGKAIYRIWIKGKEELPKLAKIIYKHAHNNDYILSKRERMEQRLNIFNN encoded by the coding sequence ATGCCAAGAAATCCAGGAATGACAGACGAAGTAATTATTCGGATGTATAAAAGTGGAATGCCATTTAAGGAAATGGTTGCAATTGTCGGGATTTCGGATCGTGCTATCCGTAATGTTATGTACAAGCATAATATACCTATGAATCGAGAGCAGTATTCCGGGCAACCAAGAAAGAATCAAGTTAATGAAGACTACTTTAAGACTTGGTCACATGAAATGGCTTGGGTATTAGGTTTGTTTGTTACAGATGGCCAAATGCACAAGAAAACGCATACTATATACTTTGCACAAAAGGAAGAAAGAATCCTTCGATTAATTGCAAATTATATGCAGGCAGACTATATATTAGCACCTAGCGCGCCTACAAGATCTACACCTATGCTTATTATTAACTCTAAAGTAATTAAAAAAGATTTAGAGGAATTAGGCATAACTCCTAATAAATCATTAACGCTAGCATTTCCGGCAGTTCCAAAAGAGTACTTAGCTTCCTTTATCAGAGGTGTAATAGATGGTGATGGCTGGGTACAAAACACTGGTTATGTAATGAATATAACTTCTGCTAGTCAATCCTTTGCTGAAGGACTTCATACCGTCTTCCGAACCTGGAATTTGCGAACTGAAATTACAACTTCTACTACTCAAACAGGAAAGGCAATTTACAGAATTTGGATTAAAGGCAAAGAGGAACTCCCTAAACTTGCTAAAATCATCTATAAACATGCACATAATAATGATTATATTTTATCTAAAAGAGAACGTATGGAACAACGATTAAATATTTTTAATAATTAG